The genome window TCATAAAGCAGCGTACCTAAGCTTTCTTCCAGTCCTTCAATAGTATCACAAGTCTTATAGATACTTGCAATACCCTGTTCGAGCGCCAGCTGTTCAAGATTTTTGACTGCGTCAGTAATAGTCATTACCTCAACATCTGGTACACCTTCAAGGCAAAAAATAAATTGGTCATAATCCTCAGAGTTATGTTTGAGCTGCAGATTCAAAATTGGTTCTTTTAATGGTTCTTCAATACAATAATGAAGGTACTAATTATAAATACAAATTACCAAAATTTAAAACTAAACCCGCCTATTTTTATTAATAATTTTGGGAAAAAGTTATACCTGCACATTAAAAATCCTTACTATCTTAGCCCATAAAAAAACATAAATTTACTTATACATGGCTACATTTAGCAAACAGCTTTCCTTTCGCTGGTCTGATTTAGATCCCAATTTTCACCTGCGCCACAGTGCTTATTATGATTTTGGGGCACAGCATCGTGTTGAAATCCTGAATCAGTTGGGACTGACATTAAAAGTGATGCAAAAGGAACACATTGGACCAATCTTATTCAGAGAAGAATGTGTGTTCCGAAAAGAAATAAATATTTCGGATGAGATTATTATGCAGACCAAAATGGCAAAATTGAAAGCCGATGCTTCGCGCTGGTCTATTGTGCACGAATTGTATAGAGAGGATGTTTTATGTGCAGTCATTACTGTAGAAGGCGCCTGGATGGACACAAAACTCAGAAAACTGGCCAGTCCGACGCCGCAGATTGTTGTCGAAGCTATGGGCGTTTTTCCTAAAACTGCAGATTTTGTAAATTTATAAGGTAAATTCTTGTATTTTTGGTTTTAGGATAATTGCAAAAAAAGCAAAAAAAGCTGTTTTTTAGCCCCTA of Flavobacterium marginilacus contains these proteins:
- a CDS encoding acyl-CoA thioesterase yields the protein MATFSKQLSFRWSDLDPNFHLRHSAYYDFGAQHRVEILNQLGLTLKVMQKEHIGPILFREECVFRKEINISDEIIMQTKMAKLKADASRWSIVHELYREDVLCAVITVEGAWMDTKLRKLASPTPQIVVEAMGVFPKTADFVNL